The genome window ATTTTTTAACCGGGGAAATTCCTATTATGCATTGCAACAATTTGCCGATGCAAAAAACGATTATACCAAAGCACTTTCGCTCGAGGAAAATATCGATTTCAGATATAACCGGGCCTTGTGTTCTTATGCATTGAATTTACCCGGAAATGCAATTCAGGATTTAAGCATTTATCTGAAAAAAGAATCGGCCGATACGGAAGCCTATTATTTGCGTTGCCTTTGTTATTTTGCAGAGGGGAATCATGAAATGGCTTGCACCGACTGTGAAATGGCTTTGTTTCTCGGAAAAGAGGATATCCCCGCAGAGATATTAAAGAGTTGTGATATCAAGAAGAAGAAAAAAAAGAAATAAACATGGAAGAAGAAAAGGATCATTTTCAAATGATCGCAAAAACATATCAGGGATTAGAAAATATTCTGGCGGATGAAATCCGGAATCTGGGTGGTGAAGATGTGGAAGTATTAAAACGGGCTGTCTCCTTTATGGGAGATAATTCCATTATGTACAAGGTGAACCTTTATTCAAGAGTCGCTCTGGCGGTTTTGGTTCCAATCGAATCGTTTACGGCTGAAGATCCGGAAGAATTATACCGAAAAGCATTACGCATTGAGTGGAGTAAATTTTTTCGTCCCACCGATACCTTCGCCATTACCCCTTCGGTAAATTCCACCATTTTTACACACTCGCAATTTGCATCACTCAAGGTGAAGGATGCTATTGTTGACCATTTCCGAAGCAAAACCGGTAAACGTCCGAGTGTTGATAAGGACGAACCTTCCTTCCGTTTGAATTTGCATATTTATCAGAAGGAGGTCACCATTTCTTTCGATTCGAGCGGTGATGCCTTATTTAAACGCGGTTACCGTCAACGCCAGGGAGAGGCTTCTCTGAATGAATTATTGGCGGCTGGTATGATTATGCTCAGTGGCTGGAGAGGCGAATCCACGTTTATCGACCCCATGTGCGGTGGCGGTACCTTACCTATAGAGGCGGCCATGATTGCCATGAATATTCCCGGCGGCTGGTACCGGAAAAAATTCGGATTTATGAACTGGCCCGATTACGATGAAGATTTGTGGTATTCCATCCGAACCGAAGCTGCCCGTGAGATTAAAAAACAACCGGATCATTTTATTATTGGGACCGATCTTCTCAGCGAAAACATTGAAAAATCGAAAAAAAACGCACATATACT of Flavobacteriales bacterium contains these proteins:
- a CDS encoding class I SAM-dependent RNA methyltransferase, with product MEEEKDHFQMIAKTYQGLENILADEIRNLGGEDVEVLKRAVSFMGDNSIMYKVNLYSRVALAVLVPIESFTAEDPEELYRKALRIEWSKFFRPTDTFAITPSVNSTIFTHSQFASLKVKDAIVDHFRSKTGKRPSVDKDEPSFRLNLHIYQKEVTISFDSSGDALFKRGYRQRQGEASLNELLAAGMIMLSGWRGESTFIDPMCGGGTLPIEAAMIAMNIPGGWYRKKFGFMNWPDYDEDLWYSIRTEAAREIKKQPDHFIIGTDLLSENIEKSKKNAHILRCNSLRFAVKDFFDFERPDQEPAMVMMNPPYGERLQSETDLNAFYKAIGDEFKKKFNNCDAWVISSNMEALKSVGLKASEKYALFNGPLECSFRHFELYEGSKKSN